In a genomic window of Procambarus clarkii isolate CNS0578487 chromosome 10, FALCON_Pclarkii_2.0, whole genome shotgun sequence:
- the LOC138363022 gene encoding uncharacterized protein isoform X2: MYKAEGTITKPVNIGINMREDDQLSFVADVPGFPESLVIKNFSHKTEFGWVFPELSQSQAKEPVVVDSKWLAEYSEEIEALQGIIYKQSLLSDADHGQSNFAETLKTEIKYQSTSNFSYMRHDYKETCNSKVKRSSNRRNQNNSVKRITTNEANFNDSGFEEELITEKEETKSSSRESETEGEMISEESPVARNECMARCSTPQSEACYSMTSCTSRDSGVYVSDDVSECQPEAQPEKSLLQELEEIFNNRVTQPDRCLTHKAEFEAVAAISDEETRNKCPIWFQKFSGDGSLGLRLSPLAWDPGTIRDEVSAQSINREVENESVSSTEDTVSEEAGVDKISENTKQERQLANLLTTCDRLEALSLRSSSVGAVAEVIKLAKSFSKINDRLQNLRFSLQGLSLQAHENKHDLSNLEVRASGLLSSTSASRRHLTQAWALQRLEDRLQEEWWAAYDPNALNLHENYIV; encoded by the coding sequence GGAGGATGACCAGCTGAGCTTCGTTGCAGACGTCCCGGGGTTCCCAGAGAGTCTTGTCATCAAGAACTTCAGCCACAAGACGGAGTTCGGGTGGGTGTTCCCCGAGCTGAGTCAAAGCCAGGCCAAGGAACCGGTAGTTGTCGACTCGAAGTGGCTGGCAGAGTACAGCGAGGAGATCGAAGCTCTTCAAGGGATAATTTACAAGCAGAGTTTGCTCAGTGACGCCGACCACGGCCAGAGTAACTTTGCTGAGACTCTGAAAACGGAGATTAAATATCAAAGTACTTCAAATTTTAGCTATATGAGGCACGATTATAAAGAAACTTGTAATTCGAAAGTTAAAAGGTCATCTAATCGTCGAAATCAGAATAATTCTGTGAAACGTATAACTACTAATGAGGCTAACTTCAACGACAGTGGTTTTGAGGAAGAATTAATTACTGAGAAAGAGGAGACGAAGTCATCGTCACGTGAGAGTGAGACGGAAGGAGAAATGATTTCCGAAGAAAGTCCTGTTGCAAGAAATGAATGTATGGCAAGGTGTAGCACTCCTCAGAGCGAGGCCTGTTACAGTATGACAAGCTGCACCTCGCGAGACAGTGGTGTCTACGTCAGCGACGACGTCTCTGAGTGTCAACCAGAGGCGCAGCCAGAGAAGTCCCTGCTTCAGGAACTGGAGGAGATTTTCAACAATCGTGTGACACAACCAGACAGATGTTTAACTCACAAAGCGGAATTTGAGGCGGTGGCGGCAATCAGTGACGAAGAAACAAGAAACAAATGTCCCATCTGGTTTCAAAAGTTCAGTGGAGATGGTAGTCTTGGCTTACGTTTAAGTCCATTGGCTTGGGATCCCGGCACAATTCGAGACGAAGTCTCTGCTCAGTCAATAAACAGGGAAGTGGAAAATGAATCTGTAAGTTCTACAGAGGATACAGTGTCGGAAGAAGCAGGTGTTGATAAAATTAGCGAAAATACCAAGCAGGAACGGCAATTGGCGAATCTCTTGACGACTTGTGACAGGCTGGAGGCGCTGTCACTTCGGAGCAGCTCAGTGGGAGCCGTCGCCGAAGTTATTAAGTTAGCCAAGTCCTTCAGCAAGATCAACGACCGCTTGCAAAATCTTCGTTTTAGTCTTCAGGGCCTTTCCTTACAGGCGCACGAGAACAAACACGATCTCAGCAACTTGGAAGTGCGGGCGTCGGGTCTCTTGTCATCTACGTCAGCATCCCGCCGTCATCTGACTCAGGCGTGGGCGCTGCAGAGGTTGGAGGACCGCCTCCAGGAGGAGTGGTGGGCCGCCTACGATCCTAATGCTCTTAATTTGCATGAAAATTACATTGTCTAA
- the LOC138363022 gene encoding uncharacterized protein isoform X1, with translation MYKAEGTITKPVNIGINMSPQQPIVSHREDDQLSFVADVPGFPESLVIKNFSHKTEFGWVFPELSQSQAKEPVVVDSKWLAEYSEEIEALQGIIYKQSLLSDADHGQSNFAETLKTEIKYQSTSNFSYMRHDYKETCNSKVKRSSNRRNQNNSVKRITTNEANFNDSGFEEELITEKEETKSSSRESETEGEMISEESPVARNECMARCSTPQSEACYSMTSCTSRDSGVYVSDDVSECQPEAQPEKSLLQELEEIFNNRVTQPDRCLTHKAEFEAVAAISDEETRNKCPIWFQKFSGDGSLGLRLSPLAWDPGTIRDEVSAQSINREVENESVSSTEDTVSEEAGVDKISENTKQERQLANLLTTCDRLEALSLRSSSVGAVAEVIKLAKSFSKINDRLQNLRFSLQGLSLQAHENKHDLSNLEVRASGLLSSTSASRRHLTQAWALQRLEDRLQEEWWAAYDPNALNLHENYIV, from the coding sequence TCCTCAGCAGCCTATTGTCTCCCACAGGGAGGATGACCAGCTGAGCTTCGTTGCAGACGTCCCGGGGTTCCCAGAGAGTCTTGTCATCAAGAACTTCAGCCACAAGACGGAGTTCGGGTGGGTGTTCCCCGAGCTGAGTCAAAGCCAGGCCAAGGAACCGGTAGTTGTCGACTCGAAGTGGCTGGCAGAGTACAGCGAGGAGATCGAAGCTCTTCAAGGGATAATTTACAAGCAGAGTTTGCTCAGTGACGCCGACCACGGCCAGAGTAACTTTGCTGAGACTCTGAAAACGGAGATTAAATATCAAAGTACTTCAAATTTTAGCTATATGAGGCACGATTATAAAGAAACTTGTAATTCGAAAGTTAAAAGGTCATCTAATCGTCGAAATCAGAATAATTCTGTGAAACGTATAACTACTAATGAGGCTAACTTCAACGACAGTGGTTTTGAGGAAGAATTAATTACTGAGAAAGAGGAGACGAAGTCATCGTCACGTGAGAGTGAGACGGAAGGAGAAATGATTTCCGAAGAAAGTCCTGTTGCAAGAAATGAATGTATGGCAAGGTGTAGCACTCCTCAGAGCGAGGCCTGTTACAGTATGACAAGCTGCACCTCGCGAGACAGTGGTGTCTACGTCAGCGACGACGTCTCTGAGTGTCAACCAGAGGCGCAGCCAGAGAAGTCCCTGCTTCAGGAACTGGAGGAGATTTTCAACAATCGTGTGACACAACCAGACAGATGTTTAACTCACAAAGCGGAATTTGAGGCGGTGGCGGCAATCAGTGACGAAGAAACAAGAAACAAATGTCCCATCTGGTTTCAAAAGTTCAGTGGAGATGGTAGTCTTGGCTTACGTTTAAGTCCATTGGCTTGGGATCCCGGCACAATTCGAGACGAAGTCTCTGCTCAGTCAATAAACAGGGAAGTGGAAAATGAATCTGTAAGTTCTACAGAGGATACAGTGTCGGAAGAAGCAGGTGTTGATAAAATTAGCGAAAATACCAAGCAGGAACGGCAATTGGCGAATCTCTTGACGACTTGTGACAGGCTGGAGGCGCTGTCACTTCGGAGCAGCTCAGTGGGAGCCGTCGCCGAAGTTATTAAGTTAGCCAAGTCCTTCAGCAAGATCAACGACCGCTTGCAAAATCTTCGTTTTAGTCTTCAGGGCCTTTCCTTACAGGCGCACGAGAACAAACACGATCTCAGCAACTTGGAAGTGCGGGCGTCGGGTCTCTTGTCATCTACGTCAGCATCCCGCCGTCATCTGACTCAGGCGTGGGCGCTGCAGAGGTTGGAGGACCGCCTCCAGGAGGAGTGGTGGGCCGCCTACGATCCTAATGCTCTTAATTTGCATGAAAATTACATTGTCTAA